A single genomic interval of Deltaproteobacteria bacterium harbors:
- a CDS encoding P-II family nitrogen regulator: MSDLTLHAMKEIRIIIEGEQLKFATDLLDKKATGYTIIHNISGKGHHGFHTSHTMFNEMDSIVMLMTVVAPENVEPILAGLKPLFAKHTGVMFVSDVAVSRLEYFSTPAKET, encoded by the coding sequence ATGAGCGACCTGACGCTTCACGCGATGAAAGAGATCAGGATCATCATCGAAGGCGAGCAGCTGAAATTCGCCACCGACTTGCTGGACAAAAAAGCCACCGGCTACACCATCATCCACAACATCTCCGGCAAGGGCCATCACGGCTTTCACACATCGCACACGATGTTCAATGAGATGGACAGCATTGTCATGCTCATGACTGTCGTGGCGCCGGAAAATGTCGAGCCGATTTTGGCGGGATTGAAGCCGCTGTTCGCCAAACACACGGGCGTTATGTTCGTCTCCGACGTGGCCGTGAGCCGGCTAGAGTACTTTTCGACGCCGGCCAAAGAAACCTAA